In Glycine max cultivar Williams 82 chromosome 10, Glycine_max_v4.0, whole genome shotgun sequence, the DNA window TTCCGCGATTTGGTCTCTATTCAGCCCCATCACACGTTGTCCCGAGAAAACAGCGCCGAAGAAGTTCGTGCCCTTCTTGTCCTGAAGGTAGCCGTTCCAGGGCATGTTGACGTCGGCGGCGGAGAACTCCACGCGCCGGTAAAGCGCGTGGGCCCGAACGACGTCGTAGTAGATCTTGAGCCTCTTGTTGGGGTTGTGCGCGGTGATGTTGAGAACGAGGTCGTAGTAGAGAGTGCTGTTGTTGGCGGTGTAATCAAATTGTGTGAGGTTCGCGTCAATCAGGGTGAACCTAGATGAAAGTTATaagattgtaattaaaaaattaaagaaaaaacgattagagaaatataataGGTTCAAAGTTTATCGCTAAAATTACAAtacaactaataattaatatttgccgattaaaaaaaatgatgaacctGAAGGAGCGTGGTGTGATGATGATGTACAGGACAAGAATCGCAAGCATGACGATGGTGATTATGAGAACCAAAAGGATCCAGAATGTTTGGCAGAGGCAGTGACAGCATCGTGTGCCGAGGCGCTCCTTCGAAGGAACGGCGTCGTTTGGTCGCGGTTGGGTATCAGCCATGTCTGGCGCGGACAAGAAAATTCGAACGAGCGTAATTAAACTATGGTGATGTAAAGTGCGTTTTGTTTCGTGGCTGCGAAGTGATAGGTATGTGTATAATAGTATATGTTTATGTGCAGGATAAGGAGGGGTTGGACTATTTGTCAAAACAAACGCGCTTTTGACTTCACTTTGCGCGTCTGTCGTGCCATGTTTGACATTTGGGCATGCGTAACTCAGTCATCTTCACACAaaccttcttttatttttattttttttggaagcaGCACAAACACGTTCAAATATATATCCTCCGGTTAAAATTTGGAGAAATTAATCTcatacaataaattatataattaagagaaaggaaaagagagaacaGGGAGAAATATTGACAATTTTGTTGTTCCTTCTCAAGTGTATGTTGTATCGTACTAGTTATCTATTTTGATTATTTGTCTGGATTTTGTTTCAAGAATTGGGATTA includes these proteins:
- the LOC100787531 gene encoding NDR1/HIN1-like protein 10 produces the protein MADTQPRPNDAVPSKERLGTRCCHCLCQTFWILLVLIITIVMLAILVLYIIITPRSFRFTLIDANLTQFDYTANNSTLYYDLVLNITAHNPNKRLKIYYDVVRAHALYRRVEFSAADVNMPWNGYLQDKKGTNFFGAVFSGQRVMGLNRDQIAEDKKDGMFPIDLKIHFTMRFRLDDFQLGHYYPRGTCELKVPLTSNNGNKVASFHPAMCEIDF